A portion of the Candidatus Sysuiplasma jiujiangense genome contains these proteins:
- a CDS encoding 50S ribosomal protein L39e, with translation MARNKPFARKIRLLKAGRVNARVPHWVMMKTNRNVLRQPKRRTWSKGRAKR, from the coding sequence ATGGCAAGAAATAAGCCTTTTGCAAGGAAAATAAGATTGCTTAAAGCGGGAAGAGTCAATGCCAGGGTTCCCCACTGGGTGATGATGAAGACAAACAGGAACGTGCTAAGGCAGCCGAAGAGAAGGACATGGAGCAAGGGCAGGGCAAAACGATGA
- a CDS encoding 30S ribosomal protein S19e translates to MTTGYDVPARDLIDALTAKLRNIDAIKVEDWTQFVKTGRHREKAPAETDWWHRRVAAVLRKVYMLGPIGTSRLAAEFGGSSDRGSKPNAAVKGSGSITRLSLQQLEKAGLIQRQKNQGRVVTARGRSLIDDTAHEVLQELLKANPEMEKYRLKVKAES, encoded by the coding sequence ATGACAACAGGATATGACGTTCCAGCGCGGGATCTGATTGATGCACTTACAGCGAAGCTCAGGAATATCGATGCGATCAAGGTTGAAGACTGGACACAGTTTGTTAAAACTGGAAGGCACAGGGAAAAGGCGCCTGCGGAAACCGACTGGTGGCACAGAAGGGTTGCCGCTGTACTGAGAAAGGTTTACATGCTGGGTCCGATAGGAACCTCCAGGCTTGCTGCCGAATTCGGAGGCTCATCTGACAGGGGGTCAAAGCCGAATGCTGCCGTTAAAGGAAGCGGGTCCATAACCAGACTGTCACTCCAGCAGCTTGAAAAGGCCGGCCTGATACAGCGGCAGAAAAACCAGGGACGAGTCGTTACAGCCAGGGGGCGTTCCCTGATTGACGACACGGCGCATGAAGTGCTGCAGGAACTCCTCAAGGCAAATCCAGAAATGGAGAAATACAGATTGAAGGTTAAGGCAGAGAGTTGA
- a CDS encoding 50S ribosomal protein L31e — MAEEISTEETVFNISLKSVKGVPRTRRAIAAIAHIRKFIVQHMKADAENVWIDGHVGEYIWSRGIRKPPTKITVRAVKFEDGLVEVSFPEEP, encoded by the coding sequence ATGGCAGAAGAGATATCAACCGAAGAAACTGTCTTCAACATAAGCCTGAAGTCCGTGAAGGGTGTTCCGAGGACAAGGAGGGCGATAGCGGCCATAGCGCACATCAGGAAGTTCATAGTCCAGCACATGAAAGCGGATGCTGAAAATGTCTGGATTGACGGTCACGTTGGCGAATACATATGGTCCAGGGGGATCAGGAAACCGCCAACAAAAATCACTGTAAGGGCTGTAAAATTTGAAGACGGCCTGGTGGAGGTTTCATTTCCTGAGGAACCGTAG
- a CDS encoding translation initiation factor IF-6: MIAFADVGGSNYLGIYGTVCDRFVIMPPGTKPQTSEKAKNLLNAEVLLTTVAGTNLVGALMVVNSKGAVVSGFITEAELSRIRLLSPTLVLKDKFNAAGNNIVANDHGALVNPEMSNKAVKQIAETLGVEAAKGTIAGLKTVGSACVANNSGVLCHPEVTDDELRLLEDVLKVKAKIGTANYGVPLVGACILANSSGALTGNNTTPIEIGRIEDALRL, translated from the coding sequence ATGATTGCGTTTGCAGATGTAGGCGGAAGCAATTATCTCGGCATATATGGTACCGTATGTGACAGATTCGTAATAATGCCGCCCGGTACTAAGCCGCAAACATCGGAAAAGGCGAAGAACCTGCTGAATGCGGAGGTGCTCCTGACCACGGTTGCCGGCACGAACCTTGTCGGTGCCCTTATGGTTGTGAACAGCAAAGGAGCTGTTGTCAGCGGATTCATTACGGAAGCGGAGCTTTCGCGGATTCGGCTGCTGTCTCCAACGCTCGTGCTTAAAGATAAATTCAACGCTGCCGGCAACAACATAGTGGCAAACGATCATGGGGCACTTGTCAATCCTGAGATGAGTAACAAGGCTGTAAAACAGATTGCCGAAACGCTAGGTGTTGAGGCCGCAAAGGGAACAATCGCCGGTCTGAAGACTGTGGGATCGGCCTGCGTGGCGAACAACTCCGGGGTACTGTGCCATCCGGAGGTTACAGACGATGAGTTGCGCCTGCTTGAGGATGTTCTGAAGGTAAAAGCCAAGATCGGGACAGCCAACTATGGGGTTCCCCTTGTCGGCGCATGCATTCTTGCCAATTCGAGCGGCGCCCTGACAGGAAATAATACCACGCCAATTGAGATAGGCCGCATCGAAGACGCACTCAGGCTCTGA
- a CDS encoding DNA-binding protein: protein MVMPDDEELEMLRRRRLAELQMQLENEQQLNDDRSRNAEAQAQKQAILRSILTPEARERLAALRMARPELVADVEQQLMMLASQGRINRKIDDKMMKDLLYRIIPKKREITIERK, encoded by the coding sequence ATGGTAATGCCGGACGATGAAGAGCTTGAGATGCTCCGCAGAAGGAGACTCGCCGAACTGCAGATGCAGCTTGAGAACGAGCAGCAGCTTAATGATGACAGGTCGAGAAATGCCGAAGCACAGGCACAAAAGCAGGCCATACTGAGAAGTATACTCACTCCGGAGGCACGCGAGCGGCTGGCGGCCTTAAGAATGGCAAGGCCGGAACTCGTTGCGGATGTGGAACAGCAGCTTATGATGCTTGCCTCTCAGGGCAGAATCAACAGGAAGATTGACGACAAAATGATGAAAGATCTCCTCTATCGCATTATACCCAAAAAGAGGGAAATCACAATAGAGAGAAAATAG
- the leuS gene encoding leucine--tRNA ligase — protein MASERKEIFRIEDKWRRKWDETGLYESVPDGRKKFFATYPYSYMNGLPHIGHAFTALRVDFQCRYRRMLNYNVLFPFAFHCTGVPIVAAAKRISEAEPRQIDMMKSMGIPDGEIPHFADPVYWTRYFPERWEKSMRKLGMSIDWRRKFITTPLNKSYDSFVRWQFTLLREKNYVRIGSHPVIWCPKDNIPVGDHDRLRGEGETPTEYTLLKFRTHAGEFIITATLRPETSYGQTNLWINPEVTYVRCQVGSETWIVSRECAKKLGEQGKDVVVKGSVQGSSLTGTEVFSSTMNRWIPVLAASFANPSKGTGIVTSVPSDSPDDYIALLDLKKTARNSRMNEAESETVLKIKPIEIIDTPGYGTLPAKKVIERMHIQSQNEKEKLDAAREEVYREGYYNGTMLQTCGPYAGMKVDAARDAIKKKMIEEGTADIFYEPSGEVVCRCLTECIVKVVDNQWFLAYGDDEWKRLAHEAVATMRFFPAFMQKQFDNVIDWLKDWACVHHTGLGTELPWDSGWKIESLSDSTIYMAYYTIAEWIQDGRNISDRMIGTEFFDYVFLGKGNAAAAAKAGGFDVKSAESMRNEFLYWYPLDLRNSGKDLVGNHLTFSIFNHVALFPKELWPRSYGVNGWITISGSKMSKSAGNALALDSALEMFGADVTRITEAYADEGFNDPNWDQDFAESAGKRLLQMLETARSLEGLSEQDEDYLDRWMISTVNSLYLSYADAMDNMLYKPAVRASLLDMQNALRWYTRRKEGRLNRKTMNHFVSMQILMLSPFTPHVCEEAWENAGHEGSVCTQLLPDRQSIKVEVASLTAEKYLEGVMSDVQEILRVTGIRPKSIRLIVAEDWKRKLLDMEYRNSREEASALRKKIQGADRNGLEKLLRNIARERQQGRLQATAETALAVDEFDCLKENSAFLSREFGCDVLVVRAEELRDDEAGGRKSSSFPSKPAIFIE, from the coding sequence GTTTGTATGAATCCGTTCCGGACGGCAGAAAAAAATTCTTTGCAACTTATCCTTACAGCTACATGAACGGATTGCCGCATATCGGACATGCCTTCACTGCGCTGCGGGTAGACTTCCAGTGCAGATACAGGAGGATGCTGAACTACAATGTACTGTTCCCTTTCGCATTCCACTGCACGGGAGTGCCCATAGTCGCAGCGGCCAAGAGAATAAGCGAAGCAGAGCCCAGACAGATAGACATGATGAAATCGATGGGCATACCTGATGGCGAAATACCGCATTTCGCCGATCCTGTATACTGGACAAGGTATTTTCCTGAAAGATGGGAAAAGAGCATGCGGAAACTGGGGATGTCGATAGACTGGAGAAGGAAGTTCATCACCACACCGCTGAATAAGAGCTATGATTCATTTGTGAGATGGCAATTCACGCTGCTGAGAGAGAAAAATTATGTAAGGATAGGCTCGCATCCTGTAATCTGGTGCCCCAAGGACAATATACCTGTGGGCGACCACGACAGACTACGGGGTGAGGGGGAAACGCCCACTGAATACACGCTGCTGAAATTCAGAACTCATGCTGGTGAATTCATCATTACCGCAACACTGAGACCTGAAACCTCATATGGACAGACAAATCTGTGGATCAATCCGGAAGTTACCTATGTTCGCTGCCAGGTCGGCAGTGAAACATGGATTGTTAGCAGGGAGTGTGCAAAAAAGCTCGGTGAGCAGGGCAAGGATGTTGTGGTGAAGGGGAGCGTTCAGGGCAGTTCCTTGACCGGGACGGAGGTGTTCTCCAGCACTATGAACAGATGGATCCCTGTACTGGCGGCCTCATTTGCGAATCCGTCGAAGGGAACCGGCATTGTAACCTCAGTGCCCAGCGACTCGCCTGACGACTACATCGCGCTGCTCGATCTGAAGAAGACTGCACGAAATTCCAGAATGAATGAGGCAGAAAGTGAAACGGTACTGAAAATTAAGCCGATAGAGATCATTGATACGCCGGGCTACGGAACTCTGCCCGCAAAGAAGGTCATTGAAAGGATGCACATTCAAAGCCAGAATGAGAAGGAAAAACTGGACGCGGCAAGGGAGGAAGTATACAGGGAAGGCTACTACAACGGCACAATGCTCCAGACATGCGGACCATACGCCGGCATGAAGGTTGATGCGGCGAGAGACGCAATAAAGAAAAAAATGATTGAAGAAGGAACTGCAGACATATTCTATGAGCCATCGGGCGAAGTTGTCTGCAGATGTCTTACAGAGTGCATCGTCAAGGTCGTTGATAACCAGTGGTTCCTAGCTTACGGAGATGATGAGTGGAAGCGACTTGCGCATGAAGCGGTTGCAACGATGCGTTTCTTTCCTGCATTCATGCAGAAACAGTTCGACAACGTGATAGACTGGCTGAAGGACTGGGCATGTGTTCACCACACCGGACTCGGAACGGAGCTGCCTTGGGACAGCGGATGGAAAATAGAATCGCTTTCGGACTCCACCATATACATGGCCTATTACACAATAGCTGAATGGATACAGGATGGCAGGAACATTTCAGACAGGATGATCGGGACGGAATTTTTCGACTACGTCTTCCTTGGGAAGGGCAACGCCGCAGCCGCTGCAAAGGCAGGCGGATTCGATGTGAAGTCTGCAGAATCCATGAGAAATGAATTCCTCTACTGGTATCCGCTCGATCTTAGGAATTCTGGCAAGGACCTCGTTGGAAATCACCTTACCTTTTCAATATTCAACCATGTCGCGCTATTCCCTAAAGAGCTATGGCCGAGATCGTACGGCGTCAACGGGTGGATAACAATTAGCGGTTCGAAGATGAGCAAATCCGCAGGAAATGCGCTCGCCCTCGACAGTGCACTGGAAATGTTCGGTGCAGATGTCACGCGTATCACCGAGGCCTATGCAGATGAGGGTTTCAACGATCCCAACTGGGACCAGGATTTTGCAGAATCAGCGGGAAAGAGGCTTTTACAGATGCTCGAGACTGCGCGTTCTCTCGAAGGGCTCAGTGAACAGGACGAAGACTACTTAGACAGATGGATGATATCGACAGTTAACTCACTCTACCTCTCTTACGCCGATGCGATGGACAATATGCTCTACAAGCCGGCTGTCAGGGCAAGCCTGCTTGACATGCAGAATGCATTACGATGGTATACCAGAAGAAAGGAGGGCAGACTTAACAGGAAGACGATGAATCATTTTGTCTCGATGCAGATTCTTATGCTGTCACCCTTTACGCCGCACGTGTGCGAGGAGGCCTGGGAAAACGCAGGCCACGAAGGATCCGTATGCACGCAGCTACTGCCTGACAGGCAGAGCATAAAGGTTGAAGTCGCATCGCTGACAGCTGAAAAATATCTTGAAGGTGTGATGTCCGACGTGCAGGAAATACTCAGGGTGACAGGTATCAGACCAAAGAGCATCAGGCTGATTGTTGCCGAGGATTGGAAGAGGAAACTGCTCGACATGGAATATAGGAACAGCAGGGAGGAAGCTTCAGCCCTCAGGAAAAAAATACAGGGAGCAGACAGAAACGGACTCGAAAAACTGCTCAGGAACATTGCCCGTGAAAGGCAGCAGGGAAGATTACAGGCCACAGCCGAGACGGCACTGGCGGTGGATGAGTTCGATTGCCTGAAGGAAAACAGTGCATTCCTTTCAAGAGAGTTTGGGTGCGATGTCTTGGTGGTCAGGGCGGAAGAACTGCGCGACGACGAGGCTGGCGGAAGAAAGAGCAGCAGTTTCCCCTCTAAACCGGCGATCTTCATTGAGTAA